The following are encoded together in the Pleurocapsa sp. FMAR1 genome:
- a CDS encoding GAF domain-containing SpoIIE family protein phosphatase, translating into MSKFVEVMTVASSHSHPSPGNDSVIDSSAEDSNPIVALKELVANLQREQNKIQDLLSSLGFALRSFSNLNQFLELTPLMAARVTDSIGGALILYKGNKVHLEHIHCQDSNIGLEIRHVFEQVNLQINQTNLLYNQTVNSPSRLSEIVDEKLSQELKPKIQFFGTPILVRNVDQGRLYVFSTDRDYVWTPTRRKLTQLVADQTAVAIANHDLTVELRSKERQDRELEIASEIQLRLLPSKCPEIKGLAIAAKCETASRVGGDYYDFIRTDYDLIESSQLEATSDVPWSIVIGDVMGKGVPAGLIMTMTRGMLRAEVLNRHSPAQIMRHLNRVMYADLENSHRFVSMFYSEYDPQKQTLCFTNAAHNPPLMWRKATNALEKLDSWGMLIGLDMESEYEDATVQLAPGDTIIYYTDGFTDAANADGDRFDEENLCLCFKWACQHLETPDEILNHIFDQVKRFSGVNSRGGDDMTSIVMQIQAIE; encoded by the coding sequence ATGTCTAAATTTGTAGAGGTAATGACTGTCGCATCTTCCCATAGCCATCCCTCTCCAGGAAATGATAGTGTTATAGATTCCTCAGCAGAGGATTCTAATCCTATTGTGGCACTAAAAGAATTAGTGGCTAATCTCCAAAGGGAGCAAAACAAAATTCAAGATTTACTTAGCTCATTAGGGTTCGCTCTACGTAGTTTTAGTAACCTGAATCAGTTTTTAGAATTAACTCCTTTAATGGCAGCCAGGGTTACAGATTCTATTGGTGGAGCATTAATTTTATACAAAGGTAATAAAGTACACTTAGAACACATTCATTGCCAAGACAGCAATATTGGTTTAGAAATACGCCATGTCTTTGAACAAGTAAACTTGCAAATTAATCAGACTAATTTGCTTTACAATCAAACAGTTAATTCCCCTTCACGACTGTCAGAAATTGTTGATGAAAAACTAAGTCAAGAATTAAAACCAAAAATTCAATTTTTTGGCACGCCAATTTTAGTTAGAAACGTCGATCAGGGTCGCCTTTATGTTTTTAGTACCGATCGTGACTATGTTTGGACTCCCACCAGAAGAAAGTTAACTCAACTAGTAGCCGATCAAACCGCAGTGGCGATCGCCAATCACGATCTGACGGTCGAATTACGCTCCAAAGAAAGACAAGATCGCGAATTAGAAATCGCCTCGGAAATACAGTTACGGCTTTTACCTAGTAAATGTCCTGAAATTAAAGGATTAGCGATCGCAGCTAAATGTGAAACCGCAAGTCGCGTTGGTGGAGACTACTATGATTTTATTCGCACCGATTACGATCTTATAGAAAGCAGCCAATTAGAGGCTACATCTGATGTTCCCTGGAGCATTGTCATCGGCGACGTGATGGGTAAAGGTGTCCCCGCAGGCTTGATTATGACCATGACTAGAGGAATGTTAAGAGCCGAAGTTCTTAATCGTCATTCTCCTGCTCAAATTATGCGTCATCTTAATCGGGTAATGTACGCCGATTTAGAAAATTCTCACCGCTTTGTGAGTATGTTTTATTCAGAATACGATCCACAAAAGCAAACCCTTTGCTTTACTAATGCTGCTCATAATCCTCCTTTGATGTGGCGTAAAGCAACTAATGCCCTAGAAAAATTAGACAGTTGGGGAATGCTGATCGGTCTGGATATGGAGTCAGAATATGAAGATGCTACGGTGCAGCTTGCTCCAGGCGATACAATTATTTATTACACAGACGGCTTTACTGACGCTGCTAACGCAGATGGCGATCGCTTTGATGAAGAAAATCTCTGTCTCTGCTTCAAATGGGCTTGTCAGCACCTAGAAACCCCTGATGAAATCTTAAATCACATTTTTGACCAGGTTAAGCGGTTTAGTGGCGTAAATAGCAGAGGTGGAGACGACATGACCTCGATTGTGATGCAGATTCAAGCGATCGAATAA
- the asnS gene encoding asparagine--tRNA ligase, which produces MVNRRVADILKNGKPDESVTIQGWVRTKRELKGFAFVEVNDGSSLAGLQAVLDADLPDYENILKQIATGASVEITGSLVESPGKGQKIEIKADSVTVYGTADPETYPLQKKRHSFEFLRTISHLRSRTNTLGAVFRVRNACATAIHQFFQEKGFLWIHSPIITASDCEGAGELFTVTNLDLNNLPKNDQGEVDYSQDFFGKPAYLTVSGQLQAEAMAMAFQNVYTFGPTFRAENSNTSRHLSEFWMVEPEMAFCDLEGDQNLAEEFLKYIFKYVLKHCPDDIEFFNKWVDKSILANADNIINNEFERVTYTEAVTLLEKAKKKFEFRVEWGIDLQSEHERYLAEDLFKKPVIVTNYPKDIKAFYMRLDEGEKTVSAMDVLAPGIGEIIGGSQREERLDVLERRIQEMNIEADDIWWYLDLRRYGTVPHAGFGLGFERLVQFMTGMTNIRDVIPFPRTPLSADF; this is translated from the coding sequence ATGGTTAATAGAAGAGTTGCAGACATTCTTAAAAATGGTAAGCCAGATGAATCTGTAACCATTCAAGGCTGGGTACGTACTAAAAGAGAATTAAAAGGGTTTGCTTTTGTAGAAGTTAATGATGGTTCGTCTTTGGCAGGTTTACAGGCAGTTTTAGATGCCGATCTACCAGATTATGAAAATATTCTCAAACAGATTGCTACTGGTGCTTCGGTAGAAATTACAGGTAGTTTGGTAGAGTCTCCAGGCAAAGGGCAAAAAATTGAGATAAAAGCTGACTCCGTAACCGTATATGGTACTGCCGATCCTGAAACTTATCCTTTACAAAAAAAACGCCACTCTTTTGAATTTTTACGCACGATTAGTCATTTGCGATCGCGCACGAATACTTTAGGTGCAGTTTTTCGGGTACGCAATGCTTGTGCCACGGCAATTCATCAGTTTTTCCAAGAGAAAGGCTTTTTGTGGATACACAGCCCCATTATTACCGCTAGCGACTGCGAGGGTGCGGGAGAATTATTTACCGTCACGAATCTAGATTTAAACAATCTGCCCAAAAACGACCAAGGCGAAGTAGATTATAGTCAGGACTTTTTTGGCAAACCTGCTTATTTAACCGTTAGCGGACAGCTACAGGCCGAAGCTATGGCAATGGCGTTTCAGAATGTTTATACTTTTGGTCCTACTTTCCGTGCCGAAAATTCTAATACTTCCCGCCATTTATCGGAGTTTTGGATGGTTGAACCTGAAATGGCTTTTTGCGATTTAGAAGGAGATCAAAACCTAGCAGAAGAATTTCTCAAGTATATTTTTAAGTATGTATTGAAGCACTGCCCTGACGATATAGAATTTTTCAACAAGTGGGTTGATAAATCCATTTTGGCTAACGCAGATAATATTATTAACAATGAGTTTGAGCGAGTAACCTATACCGAAGCTGTAACTCTTCTAGAAAAAGCGAAAAAGAAATTTGAGTTTCGGGTAGAGTGGGGTATCGATTTACAGTCAGAACACGAACGCTATTTAGCTGAAGATTTATTTAAAAAACCCGTAATTGTTACCAATTATCCCAAAGATATTAAAGCCTTTTATATGCGCTTGGATGAGGGAGAGAAAACCGTCTCGGCAATGGATGTATTAGCCCCAGGAATCGGCGAAATCATTGGTGGTTCGCAACGAGAAGAAAGGCTAGATGTCTTAGAAAGACGCATCCAAGAGATGAACATCGAGGCTGATGATATTTGGTGGTATTTAGACCTGCGCCGTTATGGCACTGTACCCCATGCTGGTTTTGGTTTGGGTTTTGAAAGACTGGTGCAGTTCATGACAGGAATGACCAATATTCGAGACGTTATTCCTTTTCCTAGAACTCCTTTAAGTGCAGATTTTTAA
- the aroB gene encoding 3-dehydroquinate synthase, whose translation MLIVDLPQDSYEIAIAPNSLGQLGSKMKQLKIGKKVLVVSNPEIFGYYGDTCLKSLENAGFETCTHLIPPGEEHKHLQSIQQVYDTALANQIERSSTFVALGGGVVGDMTGFAAATWLRGVNFVQVPTSLLAIVDASVGGKTGVNHPQGKNLIGAFYQPKLVAIDPTLLTTLPPREFRAGIAEVIKYGVIWDEDLFTKLEHTERLDSLEYISDELLETMITRSCQAKADVVSQDEKEAGLRAILNYGHTIGHGVESLTNYKQFVHGEAVAIGMVAAGKIALEMGMWTKEEAQRQDNLIAKAGLPTDIPLELTTEAILETIKSDKKVKAGKARFILPTAIGKATISDRVTPEIIKKALSF comes from the coding sequence ATGTTAATTGTAGATTTGCCTCAAGACTCTTACGAAATAGCGATCGCTCCTAACAGTCTAGGACAATTGGGCAGCAAAATGAAGCAATTAAAGATCGGCAAAAAAGTCTTGGTGGTTTCTAATCCAGAGATATTTGGTTACTACGGAGATACCTGTCTTAAATCCTTAGAGAATGCTGGTTTTGAAACCTGTACTCATTTAATACCCCCAGGGGAAGAACACAAACATCTTCAGTCCATACAGCAAGTATACGATACTGCCCTGGCTAACCAGATAGAACGCTCATCTACCTTTGTCGCTTTAGGAGGAGGCGTTGTCGGAGACATGACAGGGTTTGCTGCTGCAACTTGGTTACGGGGAGTAAATTTTGTGCAAGTGCCTACTTCTCTTTTGGCAATTGTCGATGCTTCGGTTGGTGGTAAAACAGGAGTTAACCATCCCCAGGGGAAAAACCTAATTGGTGCTTTTTATCAGCCAAAATTAGTAGCCATAGATCCGACTCTGTTAACAACTCTTCCACCTAGAGAATTTCGGGCAGGAATAGCAGAGGTAATTAAATACGGCGTTATTTGGGACGAGGATCTATTTACCAAATTGGAACATACCGAACGTCTAGACAGCCTGGAATATATTAGCGACGAACTACTAGAAACTATGATTACTCGCTCTTGTCAGGCAAAGGCAGATGTGGTTAGCCAAGATGAAAAAGAAGCAGGGTTAAGAGCAATTCTTAATTATGGACATACCATTGGTCATGGGGTAGAAAGCTTGACTAACTATAAACAGTTTGTTCATGGAGAAGCGGTAGCTATTGGCATGGTTGCAGCAGGAAAAATTGCCCTAGAGATGGGTATGTGGACAAAAGAAGAAGCCCAACGCCAAGATAATTTAATTGCGAAAGCTGGTTTACCCACTGACATTCCTCTAGAGTTAACCACAGAGGCTATTTTAGAAACCATCAAAAGCGACAAAAAAGTAAAAGCAGGAAAAGCACGTTTTATCTTACCTACAGCGATTGGTAAAGCAACTATTAGCGATCGCGTAACTCCAGAAATAATCAAAAAAGCTCTCAGCTTTTAG
- a CDS encoding ABC transporter permease, producing the protein MAIALIIATPIFFIFSSIFTKSSAIWQHLANTVLKDYIVNSLLLMLVVGIGVCLIGVGTAWLVTMCRFWGSTWFEWLLLLPLAAPAYLLAYAYTSMLDYFGPVQSGLRSLFGWASVQDYWFPEIRSLWGAAVMLLLVLYPYVYLLARVAFLEQSVCTIEASRSLGSNPWQSFFSVALPLARPAIMAGLALALMETLNDLGTVEYFGVNTFTTGIYRTWLGMGNRAAAAQLAAFLMIFVLVLIVLERRSRSAAQYYESSNSLKRITPYRLGFGRSALAIIACLLPVTLGFIIPAVYLLQLTLNNLESAFDDGFWDLAQHSFTLAMITAIAAMIISLFMAYGKRLEPNWSMKTAVRIAAMGYAIPGSVIAVGVLIPVAGLDNIIDSWMRATFNVSTGLLLSGTIASLVFAYLVRFLAVSFGSVESSLNKISPSLDDASRSLGSGSTSTLWKIHTPLMSGGLLTAAMLVFVDVMKELPATLVIRPFNFDTLGIRVYQYASDERLAEAAAPALAIILVGIIPVIFLSWRITHSR; encoded by the coding sequence ATGGCGATCGCTTTAATTATCGCTACGCCGATATTTTTTATTTTTAGCAGTATATTCACAAAATCGAGTGCAATTTGGCAACATTTAGCCAATACTGTTCTAAAAGACTATATAGTTAACTCTTTATTGCTGATGCTCGTAGTTGGCATTGGCGTTTGTCTAATCGGCGTTGGTACTGCTTGGTTAGTAACAATGTGTCGTTTTTGGGGCAGTACCTGGTTTGAATGGCTGCTATTGCTACCTTTGGCTGCTCCTGCTTATCTATTAGCTTATGCCTACACTAGTATGCTGGATTACTTTGGTCCAGTGCAGTCGGGGCTACGCAGTTTATTTGGCTGGGCAAGTGTTCAAGACTATTGGTTTCCTGAGATTCGTTCTCTGTGGGGGGCAGCAGTAATGCTGTTGTTGGTGCTATATCCTTATGTCTATCTTTTGGCACGAGTCGCATTCCTCGAACAGTCGGTATGTACCATTGAAGCCAGTCGCTCTTTGGGATCTAATCCCTGGCAAAGTTTTTTTTCTGTGGCTTTACCCTTAGCCAGACCAGCAATTATGGCAGGCTTGGCTTTGGCTTTGATGGAAACTCTCAATGATTTGGGGACAGTAGAGTATTTTGGGGTCAATACCTTTACTACAGGAATTTATCGCACCTGGTTAGGGATGGGAAATAGAGCTGCTGCTGCACAGTTGGCAGCTTTTTTGATGATCTTTGTCTTAGTCTTAATTGTCTTAGAAAGGCGATCGCGTAGCGCAGCGCAATATTATGAAAGTTCCAATTCGCTAAAACGCATAACTCCCTATCGACTGGGCTTTGGGCGGAGCGCGTTAGCAATAATCGCCTGTTTATTACCAGTAACTTTGGGCTTTATCATTCCTGCTGTTTATTTGTTACAGCTAACTTTAAATAATTTAGAATCAGCATTTGACGATGGTTTTTGGGATTTAGCACAGCATAGTTTTACCTTAGCAATGATAACGGCGATCGCAGCTATGATTATCTCTTTATTTATGGCTTATGGCAAAAGGCTAGAACCCAACTGGTCAATGAAAACAGCCGTGCGAATTGCAGCTATGGGTTATGCTATTCCTGGTTCAGTTATTGCCGTCGGGGTTTTAATTCCTGTGGCAGGCTTAGACAATATTATTGATAGCTGGATGCGTGCCACATTCAACGTTTCCACTGGCTTACTGCTTTCTGGCACAATTGCTTCTTTGGTTTTTGCCTATCTAGTCCGCTTTTTGGCAGTAAGTTTTGGTTCAGTAGAATCTAGCCTCAACAAAATTTCTCCTAGCTTAGATGATGCTTCTCGCAGTTTGGGATCTGGCTCAACAAGTACCCTCTGGAAAATTCATACTCCTCTAATGTCTGGAGGATTATTGACCGCAGCAATGTTGGTTTTTGTTGATGTGATGAAAGAACTGCCTGCAACTTTGGTAATTCGTCCGTTTAACTTCGATACATTGGGCATTAGAGTCTATCAATATGCCTCGGATGAAAGACTAGCTGAAGCTGCTGCACCAGCTTTAGCGATCATTTTAGTGGGTATAATTCCCGTAATCTTCTTAAGCTGGCGTATTACTCACTCGCGCTAA
- a CDS encoding glutathione S-transferase family protein, with protein sequence MLKFYYNPLSPLARRVWIALLEKEIPFTPKIVNLKEGEQFKQDFLALNPFHHVPVIIDDGLRVLESLAILDYLESKYSNNPLLPNNSSQLAKVRMAQMVANNELSSLVISLISETADSLKLAGTKRKIKRILDFLSELLAEDNYFGGDSFSLGDIVAGDAILLTGKLGFDLSQVEKIECWCDRLMQREVWQQTQPNDEQVTIFKQTVQQLIKLSKKEIVAKVEQS encoded by the coding sequence ATGCTCAAATTTTATTACAATCCCCTATCTCCTTTAGCCCGTCGTGTCTGGATCGCTTTGTTAGAAAAAGAGATTCCTTTCACGCCAAAAATTGTCAATCTTAAAGAAGGAGAACAGTTTAAGCAAGACTTTCTTGCCCTTAATCCATTTCATCATGTACCTGTAATTATTGATGATGGTTTGCGAGTTTTAGAATCTTTGGCAATTTTAGACTATTTAGAAAGCAAGTATTCTAATAATCCTTTGCTTCCTAATAATTCATCTCAGTTAGCTAAAGTACGAATGGCGCAAATGGTAGCTAATAATGAGTTATCATCTTTAGTAATTTCTTTGATTAGCGAAACAGCAGATTCACTCAAGCTAGCAGGAACAAAACGTAAAATCAAAAGAATACTTGATTTTTTAAGCGAGTTATTAGCAGAAGATAATTATTTTGGCGGAGATAGCTTTTCTTTAGGAGATATCGTTGCGGGAGATGCCATTCTCTTAACTGGTAAACTAGGCTTTGATCTAAGTCAGGTGGAAAAAATTGAGTGCTGGTGCGATCGCCTGATGCAAAGAGAAGTCTGGCAACAAACCCAACCCAATGACGAACAAGTAACTATATTTAAACAAACAGTACAACAATTAATCAAATTGAGTAAAAAGGAGATTGTTGCTAAGGTAGAGCAATCATAA